In Bacillota bacterium, the sequence AGACACCACTGGCACTGGCCTGGGATAACCCTCGAGTCACACCGGCACCGTCGCCAATGGCAAAGAGATTGGGCACCTTGGTTTCTAGCTGTTTATCCAGCTCAATACGGGCGCTGTAGAATTTCACCTCTACCGCATACAAGAGGGTATCGGCATTGGCAGTTCCCGGAGCTACGGTGTCGAGGGCATAGATCATCTCGATAATATTGTCGAGGTGCCGCTTGGGCAAAGCCAGACTCAAGTCACCGGGGGTAGCATTTAACGTTGGTTTAGTGAAGCTCTGACTGAGGCGATGTTGTGTCGTTCGTCGCCCGTTGATCAGATCGCCAAACCTTTGAACCAGGACTCCGCCTCCTAACATGTTGGAGAAGGAGGCAATGCGCTTTCCGTATTGATGGGGCTCATTAAAGGGTTCCGTGAACCGATTGCTGACCAACAAAGCAAAGTTGGTGTTCCCACTGCGTCGGGCAGGATCACTGTAACTGTGTCCATTGACCGTAGTGATTCCGTCGGTGTTTTCTGCCACCACATAGCCGTGGGGATTCATGCAGAAGGTACGCACCGGATCCTGGTACTTCTTGGTACGAAAAACCAACTTGGCTTCATAGACTTCGTCGGTGATGGGCTGGAAAATTTCCGCGGGCAGTTCTACCCGCACTCCGATATCCACTTGGTTATTGAAGAGCTTGAGCCCCAGCTCTTTGCACTGCTGGGAGAACCACTCAGCTCCCGCTCTACCGGGAGCAGCGATCACAAACTTGGCGGATACCTTTTCCTGCCTCTTCCCGCTTTCAGTGTGCAATGAGATCCTATCGGTCTCCGGCTCGATGGCCGTCACCTTGGTCTGGAAACGAAATTCAATTCTTTCCTCCAGTAGTTCGTACAGTCTTTGCAAAATAGCATAGTTGTTTTCGGTACCTAGATGTCGAACCGATCCCTGAAGCAAGTGAAGGTCTCCCGCCAGGGCCTTTCGGATCAGTTCGGTGTTGTTGGAGCTGTAGACTTTGGAGGGGGCTCCCAAGTTGACGTTGATCTGGTCAACGTAGTTGATCAGATCCATCACCTGCGAGTCAGGAAGGTATTCGTTGAGCCACCCACCAAAGGCAGTAGTCAGATTATACTTCCCGTCGGAAAAGGCGCCGGCACCGCCGAAGCCCCGCATAATGCTGCAGCTGGAACAATTGATACACTGATCCACCTGTTGGGTACTGATGGGACATCGACGCTCTTTTAGGGAGCGACCCTCTTCCAGGACGATGACCTTCAGCGGCTTTTGGGCCTTGGTCATCAATTCGTACGCGGCAAAAATCGACGCAGGACCGGCGCCGATGATGGCAACATCACAAGTTGTGTTAGACATTTCTCGAACTCCTTTGCTTGCGAACTCAAGTGGCAGGATCGCCCAAGGGCCTTCGCCCTGGGGCAAGATGGAATGAGCCAATGAGATCGCCACCACCATCGAGCCGATGGCGATGAACGGTAGCTTCCTAATAACCAGCCTGATGATCAGCTGTGACTAGGAGTTGGGCACGGAACCCACACAACTCATTATACCAGGTTTAGATGGAAACAGGAGGGCTAGCGGCGAATTTCCCGCCGAAGCCCTCCTGCAACAAAAGGAAATCTACTTAATAACTCCTAACTCTTTGCCAACTTCAGTGAAAGCCTGAATACCAAAGTCTAGGTCCTCTCGGCTGTGGGCCGCGGAGACCATTACTCGGATACGGGCCAAGCCCCGGGGAACGGTGGGGAAGCCAATGGCTTGGGCAAAAACCTGTTTTTCCGCGAGTTTTTGGCTGAACTGCCGAGCGACTCCGGCATCTCCCAGGATCACAGGGGTAATGGGAGTCTGGCTCTGCCCGATATCGAATCCTAGATCCTCTAGAGCAGCCTTGAAGTAACGGCCGTTATCCCACAGTTTTGTCACCAGTTCGTCGCTTTCCGACAAGGTTCTCACGGCAGCGACACAGGCCGCGACATCGGCGGGGGTCACTGCTGAGCTAAAGAGGAAGGGGCGAGCCTTCTGGGCCAGATACTCGATCAATTCCTCCGATCCCGCTACAAAGCCGCCGACAACTCCCATGGCCTTGGATAGGGTTCCTACTTCGACATCAACTTGCCCGTGAAGATTGAAGTGATCGACGATACCTCGACCATTGGAACCCAATACACCCTCCCCATGGGCATCGTCTACCACGGTGATGGCTCCATATTTCTTGGCCAGTTCAACGATCTCCGGTAGGGGAGCAATGTCGCCATCCATGCTGAAGACGCCGTCGGTGATAATTAACCGTCTTCCCTCAACGGGTTCCTGCAGCCTTTCCTCGAGACTGGCCATATCGGCGTGCTCGTAAACCTTAATCGTTGCCCGGCTGAGGCGACAACCATCGATGATACTGGCGTGGTTGAGGCTATCACTGTAGATAGTATCGCCCTTACCGACCAAGGCGGGGATTACTGCTAGATTAGCGGCAAAGCCCGATTGGAAGGACAGGACTGCCGGAACCTTCTTGAATTTGGCCAGCTCCCTCTCCAGCTCTTTGTGGAGCTCCATGGTACCGGCGATACTACGCACCGCACCGGGACCGACGCCGTAGCGGTCGATGGCTTCCTTAGCGGCCATACGCAGCCGGCGATCCGCCGCTAACCCCAGGTAGTTATTGGAGCAAAAGTTGAGCATTTTGGTTCCATTTACCGTTACCCATGCTCCTTGGGGACTGTCCAAAGTCTGGATTGTATTGTACAGATTTTCGCTCCGAAGTCGCTCTAATTCATCCTTGATAAAGGACAATGGTTGACTCAGCATGTACTTCTCTCCCATCCTTAGTGATTCTTAGCCACAGTTGGCCCTGTCAGCTCCTGGTTTCGAGGTATCAGCCTAGGCATCCTTCAGCTTGTCACCGTCGGGGTACAGCAATACTTTGCCGGTGGCGCCGGAATTCATCAGCTCCATAGCCTTGTCGACTTCATCGAAGGTAAAGCGGTGGGTGATGATGCTGGAGACATCCAATCCCGCTGCCAAAGCTGCTTCCATATCATACCAGGTGTCATACATGCGCCGGCCGTTGATTCCGGTGATGGTAATCTGGTTAAAGATGATTTCGTCAAGATTCAGTTCCACCGGTCGGGAGAAGATGCCCAACAGGGAAGCCGTTGCACCCTTGCGCAAGGCGGCAATTCCACTGGCCAAAGCTGCCGTAGAACCCGACATTTCAATCAAGGCATCGGCTCCGAGACCAGTGTGGTCCTTTACAAACTCTTCGACGTTGTCCTCTAGGGGGTTAATTACCCAATCGGCACCTGCCTCTTTGGCAAGGTTCAGGCGATAGGGATTAATGTCCGTGGCAAAGATCTGCTTGGCGCCTGCTTGTTTGGCCACCGCGACGGTGAAGAGCCCAATGGGACCGCACCCTGTTATCAAAACGTTCTGCCCCGTCAACTTGTGGGGAGAAGCTGCGTGGAAGGCATTGCCCAAGGGATCGTGGATCGCTCCGATGGCCGGGTCGCTGCCCTCCGGTAAAACCCAGACGTTGCTGGCGTCGATGGCCGCGTACTCGGCGAAAATCCCATCGGTATCAACGCCAAGGATTTTGACATCGTCGCAGATGTGTCCCTGTCCCGTCCGACAGTAATAGCAGGTGTTGCAAACGAAGTGGCCCTCCGCGGTCACCAATTGCCCCAGCTCCAGCCCCTTGACATTACTTCCCAACTGGACGATTCGTCCGGCAAATTCATGACCGATGGTTACCGGGGGCTTGATGCGGTTCTGGGACCATTGATCCCAGTTGTAAATGTGGAGGTCGGTCCCACAGATAGAAGCGACCTCAATTTTCACCAGGACTTGATCATCGCGAATTTCTGGAATTGGCACTTCGACCAGTTCCAGACCGGGCCCGGCAGTAGTCTTTCTCAGCGCTTTCATATTCTTCACCTCAAATTCAAAGAAATTTGCTTTGGGTTGACAATCCTAGTAGATTTCGGTGTTCAATTGGTGCTGGTATCCAGCCATTTGCATCATGGCAGCGTGCATTCTCTCAATATGTTTACGCATGATCGCCTGCGCCCGGTCGCCATCACCGTCTTCGATGGCTTGAAGGATATCGAGATGCTCCCGATGCATGACTTTGGCGGCTTCCGGGGAGTGCATGACGTAATTCAGATAAGCCCGGCTGCAAAGGGGGTCAACGGCAGTAGATATCATGTGCACCAGTCGCTTATTCCCGGTGGTCTCCACCAGTTTACGATGGAACTCCCGCTCCAAATCGTAGAACCTGCGGATGTCTCCCGTTTCAACGGCCTTGCCCACTTCCTCCAGGTGTTGTCGCAGGCGGCTGACATCTTCATAGGTAGCCTGATGGGCCAGCTTCTTGGCCACATACCCCTCCAGGACCCGGCGGATCTCTGTTACTTCAATGGCATCGGTATAGTCGTCGGGCTTAACCAGAGCGCCTACCTTGGGAACCAGCTGAATTAGCTGTTCCTGCTCCAAGCGCTTCAGTGCGTCCCGGACCGGCGAGCGACTGACGTTATAGCGGCGGGCTAAATCGTTTTGACTTAACACAGTGCTGGGAGGGATTACCCCCAATAGAATTTCTTCCTTTAGTTCTCGGTAGATGGCGTCGGAACGATTCTCCGTTGTGCCTTCGGTGCCGGCTTTCTTCAATGCTCCTCACCCTCTTTCACCCGCTCAGCCCCCATTGATAATATGCGGGTTTTGCACCGCTGAAGACCTGCTTGTATACAAGTTAGACATTAATTCCCTAACTCCTTGCCGGGGCAGCTTCCAGGGGGAAATTTCCTCCCAGGGTATTAGGGGCTAATTCCCAGCGTATATATACTTGATAGCACTTAGAACCCGAGGTAGGTGAGAGAGGTGTGCGCTGCTTTCGGCCCTATCTATTTGGCGTGATCAATTTGCGGCGGTTGAGGCTGTGGGTCTGGGTGGCTTTGTTTGTCACCTTGATTCTGCTTTCCATCTCCTTGGCCAGGCATTTGCAGCCTGCTACCGGAAGCCACACCGAATGGAACATTGTTGCCTATGGCATCGATCCCGATCCCGGCCAATGGGAGGGAAAACTCCCCTTTGCCCAAACAAAATTAAAGGATGTAAGGGCCAGAGCCGATGCCATTTTGTTGATCAAAGTTGACATCAGCCAAGATACCGTTCGAGTGGTTCAGGTGCCTCGGGATTCCCTGGTCCTGACAGAACTGGGTTGGCAGAAGATTAACTGGCCGTTATTTGCAGGGGGCCACAAGTATGCGCAGGAGATGTTATTTCGTTTGGTTCCCCATCGCTTTGATAAGACTGTTATGGTCTCCTATGAAGGTCTCCAGGCCATCATCGATGCCATGGGTGGGGTGACAATTGAGGTGATGGAGGAGTTGGTCACCCCCAAGGGAAGCGTCTGGTTGTCCAAGGGGGTTCACAACTTAACGGGTAAGGAGGCCTTTCAATTTGTTCGTCATCGCTATAAAGACCCCCTCGGGGATTTGGGACGGATGCAGCGCCAGAAGCAATTGCTCGATGCCGTTCGACAAAAGGCGCTATCGCTGTCGCCCAGTGCCTACTATGAAGTGCTGAAGGTGGGGGTGGGAGCGGTGAAGACCGATCTGTCGCTGCGGGACATCGTGATTTTGGGGGAGTACTTTCTCACTGTCCGGCCCCAGGTGAAGTTCATGACCCTACCGGGGGAGGCCCGGCCTCCCGAATGGCACTACTATCCCAATCAGAAGGCCATTCTCGAAAAGGTTATACCCTTCATTAATGGGACTGATTCATAGCCCTTGCCGCTAACTGGCAGGGGTTTCATTTTTCCCTTGCTTGGGATTGTCCTGCATATTCAGGAACAAAAGGGAGCAACGTAACAATGAATTGTGCCATGGGTGAAGGATGTGGTTATTGTGAGTTGGCGATGGCCCGGTTTTGGCAAGCAGGCTCCGAAACCACCGGGCTCCCAGAGGAGGGCCGGAAAGCGCCGGGACTCCGACTCGGCTCAGGAGGAGCGGAAGCCGGAGATCAGGGAGTTCTTTGGGCATTACCGAGAGAAGCTGACGGAAGCCGGTCCCCTATCCCGTCGTCTCGACGATAACCTACAACGGGTGAAGACTGAATTCAGTGATTGGTCGGATCTTGTCGTCCGGAAAACCACTGTTGGCGAGCGGCAGATTCGGGTGGCTGTCTGTTACGTTGCTTCCATCGTGGACTCCAAGTCAATCGCCCAGAGTATCCTGTGGCCCCTGGGGGAAGACAGCCGCGAGTTGGGGGAAACCGCCTACTATTCCCCTGGAGCCACTTTAACGCGCATCAAGGGTATGGGAGTTTCCATCGGCGATCTCGCCGACGTCAAAGATTTTGAAACTCTAGCCATGGCAGTACTTACTGGCAAGTGTGTAATCCTCGTCGATGGGATTAGCCAAGCCGTTGCCGCGGACGTTCGCCAACCTCCCAGCCGAAATGTCACCGAGCCCTCTGCGGAAACCATTATTCGGGGTTCCCGGAAGGCTTTCACCGAGAGCATAGAGACAAACATCGGCCTGATTAGAAAGCGGCTTAAAACGCCGGACCTCAAGTTGAAGACGATGGAAGTGGGGCGGCGCAGCAAGACTAAGATTGCCTTGATGTATCTAGAAGGGGTGGTTAATCCCGGTCTTGTCGAGGAGGTAGTTAAGCGGATCAACGGTATTGATATCGACGTCATCTTGGAAAGCGGGTATATCGAGCAGTTTATTGAGGACAACTGGCTGTCCCCCTTTCCCCAGTGCGAGGCCACGGAGCGTCCTGACATGATAGTGGCGGCCATTGCCCAGGGAAAGGTGGTGCTTCTGACCGATGGTAGTCCCATGGTTTTGGAGATTCCTTCTACGTTAAATAATCTCATGCACAGTCCTGAGGATATTTACCAGCGGTGGATGGTGGCCTCAACGGTCCGTTTTCTCCGGTTCGTGGCAACCCTGATCTCCTTGACGCTGCCGTCCTTTTATATCGCTCTAACCTCTTACCATCCGGAAATGCTGCCCACAGAGCTGGCCCTGACCATAGGTGCGGCGAGACAAGGGGTGCCCTTTCCTTCCTTTGTGGAGGCCTTCATCATGGAGTTAGCCCTTGAACTATTACGGGAGGCGGGAATTCGCCTTCCCGCGCCTATGGGTCAGACGGTAGGTATTGTCGGTGGTTTGGTGGTAGGAGAGGCTGCGGTTCGAGCGGGACTAGTTAGTCCGGCGATGGTGGTAGTGGTGGCCACCACTGCTATCGCCAGCTTCGCCATTCCCAACTATGGAGCCTCCATCGCCTCTCGCTTGAATCGGTTCTGGCTGATGATCTGTACGACCGTCCTCGGGTTGTACGGCTTCATGTTGGGATTACTGGTGGTTCTCAGTCATCTATCGGGGCTGAAAACCTTTGGTGTCAGCTACATGTCACCCTTTGCACCTTTGAGCCTCTCGGCTCTGCGGGATACTATCGTGCGGCTTCCCCTGTTTACCCTTCGGCGTCGGGCCAGCTATCTAAGACCAGTGGACACCACAACCATGGATAAAGTCAGGGATGATCCTACCAAGCGAGGCGGAAGTGAATGGGGTTAAAAGGTATAAGAAAAGCCGTTGGTCTGTTGCTGGTATTTAGCTGTTTATTTAGCATGTCCGGTTGTTGGGATCGAACGGAGATCGAGGAACTTGCCTTTGCTTTAGGGGTTGCCGTGGATTTTCCCAAGGAGACAAAATCTAAGGATATCGAAGAGGCGCCGGTGAAGAAGGTTAACCCCAATATTGATGCGCCGGATATTGCCGTCAGTCCCGGGGAAAGGGAGGGCACCGTCTCCTTGGTTCCCGTCGAATATCTGATCACCGTAGAACTTCCAAATTTGAGGGCTTTGAGCAGCGGGCAAAGTGGGACCGCTGCCGGCGGAGGCTCAAAGCCCCGCCGGTTGGCCAGTGTGGTAGCCGCTAGTATGCAGCGAGCGGTGACGGCACTGTCGGAGCGGGTGTATCGCCCCCTGTTCTTCGGTCACCAGCGGGTCCTGATTATCGGCGAGGAAGTAGCCCGTCATGGAATCAAACCGATTATCGACTACTTCCTTCGCAACCTTCGCATTAACCCCAGGATGCGTTTCATGATCAGTAAAGGTGAGGCTAAGAAAGTTTTAGACATTGAGCCACAAATGGATCCCTTGACCTCCCGGTATCTGTTCAAGTTACTGCAGAATGCTCCCAACCATTCCTTTGGGGTGGATTCTAACTTGCTGGAGCTGACCAATCAGCTGATGGTCTCCGGCGACGCGGTGGTCAGTAGGGTAACTGCCGGTAAAGATGATGCGACAGTGGGTGGATCGGCGGTAATTCGCGACTGGAAGTTAGTCGGTTGGCTCGGGGAAGTGGAAACCCAGGGTTTCTGTTTAGCCAAAGGCTTGGCTCGCCAGGGTACCATCGGTGTTCCCATTCCCGACTATCCCAGCGAGGAGTTGGCCTACTACTATCGCAACGCCAAGTCCAAGATTGTGCCCATCGTGACCGAGGAGGAGGTCTCCTTCCAGATCCTTGTCGATTTGCGGGGCGGGATTACCCAGGAGACCGGTTATTTGGCTTTGAGCAAGGAACAGTTGGAATGGGCGGAAAGGGCCTTGGCGGCAGAGGTTTCCCGTCGCGTTAAGGCCGGGATTGATAAACTTCAGGAGTTTAAGGTCGATGCCTGTGAGTTCGGGCGGGCGGTGGAGCGGGCCAACTACCACCTATGGGAGACGAAGTATCGATCCCAGTGGGAAGAGATTTACCCCCACGTCAACGTGGAGGTGAATTCCGTCGTAACTATCCTATCCAGTGGAGTATTGTAGCTTGAATTAGGTAAGGCGAGGTGGCAAGTCCGGTATGGTAGAAGACAACGATCGTATTGGTGGCTTGGGGTTAGCCTTCCTCTTGGCAGCCGGGCTTGTTGAGGCTGGTACCTTAAAACTTCCCAGTCAGTTGGCCGCGTCGGTGGGAAGAGATAGTTGGCTGGTACCTCCGGTACTTGTGGTGGCCTGCTTCATTTCCCTCGCCTTCTTTTATTGGTTGGGCCGAAGGTTTCCTGAGGAGTCGGTGTTTGAATACAGTCCTCGCCTGATTGGCCGGATTCCTGCCCAATTACTAGCCCTGGTACTGAACCTCTACTGGCTCCTTCTGGTAGGAAGAATGCTCCGGGATTTCTCCGATACGATGCGGCTATCCCTGGTGGAATTTACTCCCGCAGAGATTGTCTGTGCTACCCTTTTGTTGGCGGCGGCATATTTAGCCCGCATGGGGCTCGAGCCCTTGACCCGAGGCGCCTTTGTGATCGTGCTTTTCACTACTCCCCTCATTGTGCTAATGTCCTTGGTGATTTTGGTCAATGCCAATTTCGGCAACCTGTGGCCCATCTTGACCAAAGGAATTTGGCCGGTGCTCAAGGAGGGCTTCTTGACTTCAGGAAGCGCAGAACAACTCAGTGCCCTATTTGTCCTCGTCCCCTTTCTTACTCATCCCCGGAAAACTTTACCAGCGGGAAGTCTAGCCCTAGGAACCATGCTGGTCGCTGATTGGCTGGTGGTGACTGGCACACAGACGGTGTTCAGCATACCTCACCTGGCCGAATTGCGAATTCCTATCCTGCCGGCCATTCAGTCGGTGGAGCTTCCGGTGATGTTTCTAGAAAGGCTGAGCTCCGTTTTCATCGCCGCTTGGATTGCTCGGGCCTTTATCACCATTGCCTTCACCCTGTGGTTAGCGGCAACGGGTCTAAAGCTGTGGACCGGCAGTGACACTCACCAAGTATATGTTTTTCCCCTGCTCCCGGTGATTTTCGTCATCGCCTTCTTACCGCTGACAATGGAAGCCCAGGCTGTGTTTGCGGACTTTCTCACCATCGTCGGGTTCTATCTGCAGATGCTGCTGCCCCCTCTGCTGTTACTGGTGGCAGCGGTGCGGGGACAGGGTAAGGCTCAGGGAGGGTGATGGTAACGGTGTTCTTGGCACAAACCGGTGGTAAGGGAATTGCTCAGGATCTTTATCAGTGGTCGGTGGAGTTCGTCAATCTGCCCCTGGCGGGCTTTGTGGTGTTCATCGGGCTGGCGATCCTACTTCTGGATCGGACCGACCTCAAGAAGAAGCAGAAGCACAAGGATGCGAAGATTAGTACGGTGTTGGGTATTGCCTACGTTGTTGGGGGATTGATCTTAGGAATCTGGCTCCTGATTTCCAGTTAGGTGCATGGGTCTTGGTATCTCCAGACCCAGGGGAGGAGGGGTGGTAGTGCTTGCAGACCGGGATCGAATCGGGGGGCTGGGCCTAGCCTTTCTCTTGGCAGCGGGGATGATTGAGGTAGGCGTCCTCAAATTGCCTCGGGTTCTGGCTGCCAAATTCGGTAGGGATTTGTGGCTGCTCCCACCGCTATTGCTGGTTACTTCTCTGATCTCCCTGGCGGTTTTCTGCTGGTTAGGAAGGAGATTTCCCCGAGAAACGGTATTTGAGTATGCTCCGCGCCTGGTGGGGAAGATCGGTGGACACATCCTTTCCTTAACTTTGGTTTTATTTTGGATTCTATGCGCGGCGAGAATGGTGCGGGAGTTTTCCGATTCCATACTGATGTCTTTAGTCCTCCTGACGCCCCGGGAAGTGGTCCTGATTGCAATGCTTCTGGCGACGGCTTACCTAGCGCGGATGGGTCTTGAGCCCCTTTGTCGAGCGGCGATTATTATCGTGCTTCTTACTATACCTATCGAAGTCTTCTTAACCGTGCTCACCTTAGTTGAGGCGGATTTCAGCCGACTCTGGCCGGTTCTCACCCAAGGGGTGGGGAAGGTGCTCAAGGGGGGGCGTACTGGCGCTGGGGCAAGTGGAGCAGTTGTCTGCCTTCTTTGTGCTTTTTCCCTTTCTCACCAGTCCCGATAAATCCTGGCGGGCAGGCAGTCTTGCCCTGGTCAGCGTGATCGGCTTCCTGTGGATGACTTCGGTTTCAGCCCAGCTGATCTTCGATATCCCTCTTCTAGTGAGCCTGAGAATTCCAGCATTGATGGCGATTCAGTCGGTGGAATTGCCCTTGCTGTTCCTAGAGAGACTAAGTTCTGTCTATATGGCTACTTGGATTGCCCAGGCCTTTGTTACCATTGCCCTTACCCTGTGGCTGGCCGCGGCTGGCCTTAGCTACTGGACCAAGACACAAGGTCATCAGGTCTATGTCTTTCCTCTGCTGCCGCTGGTGTACCTGCTGGCTACGATACCAACAACCTTTGAGGACGGGGATCAACTGGCCGAGTGGCTGAGCATCGCTGGGGCCTATCTGCAGATAGTGCTCCCGGCGGTGTTACTGCTCATCGCCATTCTTCGCAAAGAGGGAGAATCTGCCGGCTCCAAGTAATTGCCCCCAGCGCAGGAAGTGGCGGGAAGGAAGGCTAATATTCCCCATAGTATCTTCGGCAAATGTGGGGAGAGGGTTCTGATGGTGGGCAAAAGATTACGCTGGGTGGTTGTAGCCTGGGTCCTTTTCCTGGCGGGGATCCTTTTGACGGGATGCAGTCGGGGGCCTGTGTATACTACTGTAGCTGGGATGGTAGTGGATTCTACGGGCGTCCCGATGGCCAATGCCGCGATTTTCATCGGCGACGTGGCGGGAACCAGCAATTCTTCTGGACGCTTTTCCCTCACTCAGGTTCGCAGTGACGCCACCGAGGCTATCGTGATCCAGCCGGGAAGGCAGCCAGAGATCATCCCCGTGGCTTTAGCTCCAGATCCTCAGCAAATTACCCTAACAGTTTCCGGGCAGCCTCGCCGGGCCCGCTCCGGCGCCATGGTAGATTTCATTGTTTTGCTGCCCTCTTTGTGGGACACCGACCTGGATCATCCCTGGAATTTCACCTACTTGAGCCAAGCTGAGGTGGCCCGGGAGGCTAAAGCTTTACTGGGGATTCAGGATCTGAGGACGGTAGTGGACTATTTGACCCTACAGGAGCTGGGGCTAGTCTGTGATGCTTTGAAAACCAAAAACCTGGTTTGGATCAGCGATGAGCTGAAGCATCGGGTGCAGGTATATAACCGGGACCGGGAGGAAGTCCAGGATATTCCCTTTACCCAAATTAGCTCCACGGGGCGGGATGGACGTCGATCGGTCCGGGCCATTGGAGAGACCCTGGCAGCCTGGCTGGGTGAAGGGCCGCAACCGCAGCAGAAGCCAAGTCCTGCAGAACGGGATGAGGCCACCTTAGCCAAGGGAGCTCGGGAGTATATCGAAAATCGCTACAAAGTCACTTACCACGGGCCTGAGGTGGAAAGGATCAAGGGGGTGGCGGCACCGATTTTCGCCAATTCCGAGCGGCCAACGCTATCCTTTACCCTGGGTATTCTGGAGACCAAGGAGTACAACGCATTGGCATTGCCCGGCGGTTATATCTATATCACTCGGCCCCTATTGAACTTGATGGAAACGGAATCGGAATTGGCAGCGGTAATTGCCCATGAAACGGCACACATTACCCATATGCATGCTGTGGATAACTACCGTCGCCAGTTGGTGACGGTGCTGGCCACAGTGTTTCTCACGGTGGCCACCGGTGACGCTCAGGGCTCCGTGGATCTAGTGAACTTCTTTGAACAGTTTATTGCCGAAGGGTACAGTAAGAGTCAGGAGTATGATGCTGACGCCACGGGATTTCGGTATCTGATCAAAGCCGGTTACGATCCCGACGCTATGGCTAGTATGTTGGAGAAACTCTTGGCCCTGGAGCTAAAGTTTAATGGACGAGAGGTGTACAGCCGTACCCACCCGGCCACATCGGATCGGATCAGAGCCATCAACAACCACAGGGAGAGAATGGGGTATTATCGGTTATTGGGACAATATCTATAAATTAGCTCCCTTCTTTCCGTCAAGGAGGAAATTCGGGAGGATCTGGTAGAGGCAAGGGCCAATCAAGATGTTAGAAGAGTAAGTAGGTCGAATACCGACGCTGATAAGGAGGTCACAGCACTTTGCTTAAGACTATTGCAAACACTGTCAGGGGCTTGTCGGCCGATGGTGTTGAAAGGGCTAATTCTGGCCATCCGGGGATGCCCTT encodes:
- a CDS encoding NAD(P)/FAD-dependent oxidoreductase — its product is MSNTTCDVAIIGAGPASIFAAYELMTKAQKPLKVIVLEEGRSLKERRCPISTQQVDQCINCSSCSIMRGFGGAGAFSDGKYNLTTAFGGWLNEYLPDSQVMDLINYVDQINVNLGAPSKVYSSNNTELIRKALAGDLHLLQGSVRHLGTENNYAILQRLYELLEERIEFRFQTKVTAIEPETDRISLHTESGKRQEKVSAKFVIAAPGRAGAEWFSQQCKELGLKLFNNQVDIGVRVELPAEIFQPITDEVYEAKLVFRTKKYQDPVRTFCMNPHGYVVAENTDGITTVNGHSYSDPARRSGNTNFALLVSNRFTEPFNEPHQYGKRIASFSNMLGGGVLVQRFGDLINGRRTTQHRLSQSFTKPTLNATPGDLSLALPKRHLDNIIEMIYALDTVAPGTANADTLLYAVEVKFYSARIELDKQLETKVPNLFAIGDGAGVTRGLSQASASGVYVARNILARID
- a CDS encoding glycine C-acetyltransferase codes for the protein MLSQPLSFIKDELERLRSENLYNTIQTLDSPQGAWVTVNGTKMLNFCSNNYLGLAADRRLRMAAKEAIDRYGVGPGAVRSIAGTMELHKELERELAKFKKVPAVLSFQSGFAANLAVIPALVGKGDTIYSDSLNHASIIDGCRLSRATIKVYEHADMASLEERLQEPVEGRRLIITDGVFSMDGDIAPLPEIVELAKKYGAITVVDDAHGEGVLGSNGRGIVDHFNLHGQVDVEVGTLSKAMGVVGGFVAGSEELIEYLAQKARPFLFSSAVTPADVAACVAAVRTLSESDELVTKLWDNGRYFKAALEDLGFDIGQSQTPITPVILGDAGVARQFSQKLAEKQVFAQAIGFPTVPRGLARIRVMVSAAHSREDLDFGIQAFTEVGKELGVIK
- the tdh gene encoding L-threonine 3-dehydrogenase, translating into MKALRKTTAGPGLELVEVPIPEIRDDQVLVKIEVASICGTDLHIYNWDQWSQNRIKPPVTIGHEFAGRIVQLGSNVKGLELGQLVTAEGHFVCNTCYYCRTGQGHICDDVKILGVDTDGIFAEYAAIDASNVWVLPEGSDPAIGAIHDPLGNAFHAASPHKLTGQNVLITGCGPIGLFTVAVAKQAGAKQIFATDINPYRLNLAKEAGADWVINPLEDNVEEFVKDHTGLGADALIEMSGSTAALASGIAALRKGATASLLGIFSRPVELNLDEIIFNQITITGINGRRMYDTWYDMEAALAAGLDVSSIITHRFTFDEVDKAMELMNSGATGKVLLYPDGDKLKDA
- a CDS encoding GntR family transcriptional regulator, producing MKKAGTEGTTENRSDAIYRELKEEILLGVIPPSTVLSQNDLARRYNVSRSPVRDALKRLEQEQLIQLVPKVGALVKPDDYTDAIEVTEIRRVLEGYVAKKLAHQATYEDVSRLRQHLEEVGKAVETGDIRRFYDLEREFHRKLVETTGNKRLVHMISTAVDPLCSRAYLNYVMHSPEAAKVMHREHLDILQAIEDGDGDRAQAIMRKHIERMHAAMMQMAGYQHQLNTEIY
- a CDS encoding LCP family protein, whose protein sequence is MRCFRPYLFGVINLRRLRLWVWVALFVTLILLSISLARHLQPATGSHTEWNIVAYGIDPDPGQWEGKLPFAQTKLKDVRARADAILLIKVDISQDTVRVVQVPRDSLVLTELGWQKINWPLFAGGHKYAQEMLFRLVPHRFDKTVMVSYEGLQAIIDAMGGVTIEVMEELVTPKGSVWLSKGVHNLTGKEAFQFVRHRYKDPLGDLGRMQRQKQLLDAVRQKALSLSPSAYYEVLKVGVGAVKTDLSLRDIVILGEYFLTVRPQVKFMTLPGEARPPEWHYYPNQKAILEKVIPFINGTDS
- a CDS encoding spore germination protein, whose protein sequence is MSWRWPGFGKQAPKPPGSQRRAGKRRDSDSAQEERKPEIREFFGHYREKLTEAGPLSRRLDDNLQRVKTEFSDWSDLVVRKTTVGERQIRVAVCYVASIVDSKSIAQSILWPLGEDSRELGETAYYSPGATLTRIKGMGVSIGDLADVKDFETLAMAVLTGKCVILVDGISQAVAADVRQPPSRNVTEPSAETIIRGSRKAFTESIETNIGLIRKRLKTPDLKLKTMEVGRRSKTKIALMYLEGVVNPGLVEEVVKRINGIDIDVILESGYIEQFIEDNWLSPFPQCEATERPDMIVAAIAQGKVVLLTDGSPMVLEIPSTLNNLMHSPEDIYQRWMVASTVRFLRFVATLISLTLPSFYIALTSYHPEMLPTELALTIGAARQGVPFPSFVEAFIMELALELLREAGIRLPAPMGQTVGIVGGLVVGEAAVRAGLVSPAMVVVVATTAIASFAIPNYGASIASRLNRFWLMICTTVLGLYGFMLGLLVVLSHLSGLKTFGVSYMSPFAPLSLSALRDTIVRLPLFTLRRRASYLRPVDTTTMDKVRDDPTKRGGSEWG